One genomic segment of Coffea arabica cultivar ET-39 chromosome 6e, Coffea Arabica ET-39 HiFi, whole genome shotgun sequence includes these proteins:
- the LOC113694841 gene encoding magnesium-chelatase subunit ChlH, chloroplastic-like produces the protein MASLISSPFQIPSSTVDQLSSISQKRYFLHSFLPKKSSPTNSNSALKFKCAAIGNGLFTQTTPEVRRIVPENNKGLPTVKVVYVVLEAQYQSTLTAAVQTLNQNGKFASFEVVGYLVEELRDENTYKTFCKDLEDANIFIGSLIFVEELALKVKAAVEKERNRLDAVLVFPSMPEVMRLNKLGSFSMSQLGQSKSPFFQLFKKKNKSSAGFADSMLKLVRTLPKVLKYLPSDKAQDARMYILSLQFWLGGSPDNLVNFLKMISGSYVPALKGTKIEYSDPVLYLDSGIWHPLAPCMYDDVKEYLNWYGTRRDANEKLKSPTAPIIGLVLQRSHIVTGDESHYVAVIMELEARGAKVIPIFAGGLDFSGPVEKYFIDPVTKRPFVNSVVSLTGFALVGGPARQDHPRAVEALRKLDVPYIVALPLVFQTTEEWLNSTLGLHPIQVALQVALPELDGGMEPIVFAGRDPRTGKSHALHKRVEQLCTRAIKWAELKKKSKTEKKLAITVFSFPPDKGNVGTAAYLNVFASIYSVLKDLQKDGYNVEGLPETGEALIEDIIHDKEAQFNSPNLNIAYKMNVREYQKLTPYATALEENWGKPPGNLNSDGENLLVYGKQYGNVFIGVQPTFGYEGDPMRLLFSKSASPHHGFAAYYSFVEKIFQADAVLHFGTHGSLEFMPGKQVGMSDVCYPDSLIGNIPNVYYYAANNPSEATIAKRRSYANTISYLTPPAEYAGLYKGLKQLSELISSYQSLKDTGRGSQIVSSIISTARQCNLDKDVDLPEEGEEISATERDLVVGKVYSKIMEIESRLLPCGLHVIGEPPSAMEAVATLVNIAALDRPEDGISSLPSILAQTVGRDMEDVYRGSDKGILRDVELLRQITEASRGAITAFVERTTNKKGQVVDVADKLSAILGFGINEPWAQYLSTTKFYRADREKLRVLFQFLGECLKLVVADNELGSLKQALEGKYVEPGPGGDPIRNPKVLPTGKNIHALDPQAIPTTAAMQSAKVVVDRLLERQKADNGGKYPETVALVLWGTDNIKTYGESLAQVLWMIGVQPVADTFGRVNRVEPVSLEEIGRPRIDVVVNCSGVFRDLFINQMNLLDRAVKMVAELDEPEDQNYVRKHALEQAKELGIDVREAATRVFSNASGSYSSNVNLAVENSSWNDEKQLQDMYLSRKSFAFDCDAPGAGMTEKRKVFEMALSTADATFQNLDSSEISLTDVSHYFDSDPTNLVQNLRTDGKKPNAYIADTTTANAQVRTLSETVRLDARTKLLNPKWYEGMLSSGYEGVREIEKRLTNTVGWSATSGQVDNWVYEEANTTFIEDQEMLNRLMSTNPNSFRKLVQTFLEANGRGYWETSEENIERLRQLYSEVEDKIEGIDR, from the exons ATGGCTTCTCTGATTTCTTCACCTTTTCAAATTCCTAGCTCAACAGTTGACCAACTTTCATCAATTTCGCAAAAGCGTTACTTTCTTCACTCATTTCTTCCCAAGAAATCCAGCCCAACCAACTCAAACTCAGCTTTGAAATTCAAATGTGCTGCAATTGGCAATGGATTATTCACTCAAACCACCCCTGAGGTTAGAAGAATTGTACCTGAGAATAACAAGGGCCTCCCCACCGTTAAGGTTGTGTATGTAGTTTTAGAAGCTCAGTATCAGTCAACCCTTACAGCTGCAGTTCAAACCCTGAACCAGAATGGAAAGTTTGCTTCTTTTGAAGTTGTAGGATACTTAGTAGAGGAGCTTAGAGATGAAAATACTTACAAAACTTTCTGTAAGGACCTCGAGGATGCGAATATTTTTATAGGATCATTGATCTTTGTTGAGGAATTAGCCTTGAAGGTAAAGGCTGCGGTGGAGAAAGAGAGGAATAGGCTTGATGCAGTTTTGGTGTTTCCATCAATGCCTGAGGTTATGAGACTCAACAAGTTGGGGTCTTTCAGTATGTCCCAACTCGGGCAGTCAAAAAGTCCCTTTTTTCAGCTGTTTAAGAAGAAGAACAAGTCCTCCGCAGGATTTGCTGACAGCATGTTGAAGCTTGTGAGGACATTGCCCAAGGTTTTGAAGTACTTGCCCAGTGATAAGGCTCAGGATGCTAGGATGTATATACTTAGTTTGCAGTTTTGGCTTGGTGGTTCCCCTGATAATTtggtgaatttcttgaaaatgatttctggTTCATATGTGCCTGCACTAAAAGGGACAAAAATTGAGTATTCTGATCCAGTTCTGTACTTGGACAGTGGAATTTGGCACCCATTGGCTCCTTGTATGTACGATGATGTTAAGGAGTATCTGAATTGGTATGGTACTAGGAGGGATGCTAACGAAAAGCTTAAGAGTCCAACTGCACCTATCATCGGGTTGGTTTTGCAGAGGAGTCACATTGTCACCGGTGATGAGAGTCACTATGTGGCTGTGATTATGGAACTGGAAGCAAGAGGGGCTAAAGTCATACCAATATTTGCTGGTGGACTTGACTTTTCAGGCCCAGTTGAGAAATATTTCATTGATCCAGTCACCAAGAGGCCCTTTGTGAATTCAGTGGTTTCATTGACTGGTTTCGCTCTCGTGGGAGGACCTGCAAGGCAAGATCATCCCAGGGCAGTTGAGGCGTTGAGAAAGCTTGATGTGCCTTACATTGTTGCGTTGCCTTTGGTGTTCCAGACTACGGAGGAATGGTTGAACAGCACTCTTGGACTGCATCCAATCCAGGTAGCTCTGCAGGTTGCACTTCCAGAACTAGATGGAGGCATGGAGCCTATAGTGTTTGCAGGCCGAGATCCCAGAACAG GGAAATCACATGCTTTACACAAAAGAGTGGAGCAGCTCTGCACTAGAGCAATCAAATGGGCTGAGCTTAAGAAGAAATCAAAG ACAGAGAAGAAACTAGCCATAACCGTCTTCAGCTTCCCCCCCGACAAAGGCAATGTTGGAACTGCTGCGTACCTGAATGTCTTTGCTTCCATTTATTCTGTTCTCAAAGACCTTCAAAAAGATGGCTACAATGTTGAGGGCCTTCCAGAGACCGGTGAGGCCTTGATTGAAGACATAATTCATGACAAAGAGGCTCAATTCAACAGTCCAAATCTTAATATTGCTTACAAAATGAATGTTCGCGAGTACCAGAAGTTAACTCCTTATGCAACTGCTCTGGAGGAGAACTGGGGTAAGCCACCTGGCAATCTGAACTCTGATGGAGAAAACCTTCTGGTGTATGGAAAGCAGTATGGAAATGTCTTTATTGGAGTTCAGCCGACTTTCGGCTATGAGGGTGATCCAATGCGGCTTCTATTTTCTAAATCAGCAAGCCCACACCATGGATTTGCAGCTTACTACTCATTTGTCGAGAAGATATTCCAGGCTGATGCAGTTCTTCACTTTGGCACTCATGGCTCCCTTGAGTTCATGCCCGGAAAACAGGTGGGCATGAGTGATGTTTGTTACCCTGATAGTCTCATTGGGAACATCCCCAATGTCTATTACTATGCGGCAAACAACCCATCTGAGGCCACCATTGCCAAACGTCGGAGTTATGCTAATACAATTAGCTACTTGACTCCACCAGCAGAATATGCAGGGCTCTACAAGGGACTCAAGCAGCTCAGTGAGCTGATTTCCTCTTATCAATCCCTAAAAGACACTGGCCGTGGTTCTCAAATTGTAAGCTCTATTATCAGCACAGCAAGGCAATGTAACCTTGACAAAGATGTAGATCTTCCTGAAGAAGGGGAAGAAATATCAGCCACAGAGCGTGACCTTGTGGTGGGAAAGGTATATTCAAAAATCATGGAGATTGAATCCCGGCTTTTACCCTGTGGGCTTCATGTCATTGGTGAGCCTCCATCTGCAATGGAGGCAGTAGCGACGCTAGTTAATATTGCTGCATTGGATCGCCCTGAAGATGGAATTTCCTCTCTTCCATCCATATTGGCTCAGACGGTGGGAAGAGATATGGAGGATGTATATAGAGGAAGTGACAAGGGTATCTTGCGTGATGTGGAACTGCTTCGACAAATAACTGAGGCATCACGAGGAGCAATAACTGCATTTGTTGAACGAACCACTAACAAGAAGGGTCAAGTTGTTGATGTTGCTGACAAGCTCAGCGCAATTCTTGGCTTTGGCATAAATGAACCATGGGCCCAATATTTATCAACTACCAAATTCTATAGAGCTGACAGGGAAAAGCTTAGGGTGTTGTTCCAATTCCTAGGCGAGTGTCTGAAGCTTGTTGTGGCTGATAATGAGTTGGGAAGTTTGAAACAGGCTCTGGAAGGTAAATATGTTGAACCAGGTCCTGGCGGGGATCCAATTAGAAACCCAAAAGTTCTCCCAACTGGAAAGAACATACATGCTTTGGATCCCCAAGCTATTCCAACTACTGCAGCAATGCAAAGTGCAAAGGTTGTCGTTGATAGGTTGCTTGAGAGGCAGAAGGCTGATAATGGGGGAAAGTACCCTGAGACTGTTGCACTTGTACTCTGGGGTACAGATAACATCAAGACATATGGTGAGTCATTGGCTCAGGTATTGTGGATGATTGGAGTTCAGCCAGTGGCTGACACCTTTGGACGAGTGAATCGGGTTGAGCCTGTCAGCCTTGAAGAGATTGGAAGACCAAGGATTGATGTTGTTGTGAATTGCTCTGGAGTGTTCAGAGATCTCTTCATCAATCAG ATGAACCTCCTTGACCGAGCAGTGAAGATGGTTGCTGAGCTAGATGAGCCAGAAGACCAAAATTATGTGAGGAAGCATGCACTAGAACAAGCTAAAGAACTTGGGATTGATGTTCGCGAAGCTGCAACTCGTGTCTTCTCAAATGCCTCAGGCTCCTATTCCTCCAATGTAAACCTTGCAGTCGAGAACTCTTCTTGGAATGACGAGAAGCAACTTCAAGATATGTACTTGAGCCGAAAGTCATTTGCATTTGACTGTGATGCTCCTGGTGCAGGCATGACTGAGAAACGGAAAGTCTTCGAGATGGCTCTTAGTACAGCGGATGCCACATTCCAGAATCTGGACTCTTCTGAAATTTCACTAACAGATGTCAGTCACTACTTTGATTCTGACCCAACCAACCTTGTACAGAACCTCAGGACGGATGGGAAGAAGCCCAATGCATATATTGCTGACACAACTACAGCTAATGCACAG GTACGTACACTGTCTGAGACTGTACGGCTTGATGCAAGAACCAAGTTACTGAACCCCAAGTGGTATGAAGGCATGCTGTCCAGTGGATATGAGGGTGTTCGTGAAATTGAGAAACGCCTGACAAACACTGTCGGATGGAGTGCAACATCGGGCCAAGTAGACAATTGGGTGTATGAAGAGGCTAATACCACGTTTATCGAAGATCAGGAGATGTTGAACAGGCTAATGAGCACAAACCCGAACTCTTTCAGGAAGTTGGTTCAGACATTTTTGGAGGCCAATGGACGTGGATACTGGGAAACTTCCGAAGAAAATATTGAGAGATTGAGGCAGTTGTACTCCGAGGTTGAGGACAAGATTGAGGGCATTGATCGATAA
- the LOC113696074 gene encoding probable glycosyltransferase STELLO2, with protein sequence MQVQDRSSAKPPKPPHQESDGQLLPTSAKFSKPTKNLDFSTCVCENLYRIIILFILVTTVAALFFLRNGAYGSDTSALLCIQSTQSHAIHPQLPQIRWNSIPPIADKSSAFANFRSEKWIVVSVSDYPSDSLRKLGKIKGWQLLAVGNSNTPKDWALKGTIYLSLEMQAQLGFRVVDYLPYDSYVRKSVGYLFAIQHGAKKIFDVDDRGEVMDDDIGKHFDVELIGEEAKQEVILQYSHENLNRTVVNPYVHFGQRSVWPRGLPLENVGEIGHEEYYTEVFGGRQFIQQGISNGLPDVDSVFYFTRKTGLEAFDIRFDEHAPKVALPQGMMVPVNSFNTIFHSSAFWALMLPVSVSSMASDVLRGYWAQRLLWEIGGYVVVYPPTIHRYDRIEAYPFSEEKDLHVNVGRLIKFLVSWRSDKHNLFEKVLQLSYVMAEEGFWTEKDVKFTAAWLQDLLAAGYQQPRLMSHELDRPRANIGHGDRKEFVPHKLPSVHLGVEEIGTVNYEIGNLIRWRKNFGNTVLIMFCSGPVERTALEWRLLYGRIFKTVIILSERKNVDLAVEQGQLDHIYKYLPKLFERYSSTDGFLFLQDDTILNYWNLLQADKTKLWITNKVSKSWTTVSATGDNDWFAKQADMVKKVVANMPVHLQVNYKESVKSEQSLTICNSELFYVPHHFVADFVDLVNLVGDLDIHHKVAIPMFFMAMDSQQNFDPVFDTMKYQQKPPSNLTMLYSSEVAAVHPWTISSEQEFIKLIRIMAAGDPLLMELV encoded by the exons ATGCAAGTCCAAGATCGTTCCTCTGCTAAACCCCCAAAACCACCCCACCAAGAATCAGATGGGCAGCTCCTTCCAACCTCAGCTAAATTCTCCAAGCCCACCAAGAATCTTGATTTCTCCACATGTGTTTGCGAAAATCTGTATAGAATCATCATTCTTTTCATCCTAGTTACCACCGTCGCCGCCCTCTTCTTCCTCCGCAACGGCGCCTACGGCAGCGACACCTCCGCCTTGCTCTGCATCCAGTCCACGCAGTCCCATGCCATCCATCCCCAGCTGCCCCAAATCCGCTGGAATTCAATCCCTCCAATTGCCGACAAGTCCAGTGCTTTTGCAAATTTCCGATCGGAGAAGTGGATTGTTGTCTCCGTTTCTGATTACCCCTCCGACTCGCTTCGGAAATTGGGGAAGATTAAGGGCTGGCAGCTGCTGGCAGTTGGGAATTCGAATACACCGAAAGATTGGGCGCTCAAAGGTACGATTTACTTGTCTTTGGAAATGCAAGCTCAGTTGGGTTTTCGAGTTGTTGATTACTTGCCTTATGATTCGTATGTTAGAAAATCTGTTGGATATTTATTTGCTATTCAGCATGGTGCTAAGAAAATATTCGATGTGGATGATCGAGGGGAGGTGATGGATGATGATATTGGGAAACATTTTGATGTGGAATTAATTGGGGAAGAGGCTAAGCAGGAAGTTATTTTGCAATATAGTCACGAGAATCTCAATAGGACTGTTGTCAACCCGTATGTCCATTTTGGGCAACGGTCGGTTTGGCCGAGGGGATTGCCGTTGGAAAATGTGGGTGAGATTGGTCATGAGGAGTATTACACTGAGGTATTTGGTGGGAGGCAGTTTATTCAGCAAGGGATTTCGAATGGGCTGCCGGATGTGGATTCGGTTTTTTATTTTACTAGGAAAACCGGGCTGGAAGCATTCGATATAAGGTTTGATGAGCATGCCCCGAAAGTGGCACTGCCGCAGGGGATGATGGTACCAGTTAATTCTTTTAATACAATTTTCCATTCGTCTGCATTTTGGGCTTTGATGCTTCCTGTTTCGGTTAGTTCAATGGCTTCGGATGTGTTGAGGGGTTACTGGGCACAGAGGCTGTTGTGGGAGATTGGTGGGTATGTGGTGGTATATCCTCCTACAATTCATCGGTATGATAGAATTGAAGCATATCCCTTTTCTGAGGAGAAAGATCTTCACGTGAATGTGGGTCGGTTGATTAAGTTCCTGGTAAGTTGGAGATCCGATAAACACAACTTGTTTGAGAAAGTTTTGCAGTTGAGTTATGTAATGGCAGAGGAAGGATTTTGGACCGAAAAAGATGTCAAATTCACTGCTGCGTGGCTTCAGGATTTGCTTGCTGCTGGGTACCAACAGCCTAGGCTGATGTCCCATGAATTGGATCGGCCAAGGGCAAATATTGGTCATGGTGATAGGAAGGAATTTGTGCCTCACAAGTTACCATCTGTTCATCTTGGAGTCGAGGAAATAGGGACTGTAAATTATGAAATTGGGAACTTAATTAGGTGGAGGAAAAATTTTGGGAATACTGTTCTTATTATGTTCTGCAGTGGACCTGTTGAGCGTACTGCCTTGGAGTGGAGATTGCTGTATGGTAGGATATTTAAGACGGTTATTATATTGTCAGAGCGGAAGAATGTAGATCTTGCTGTTGAACAAGGCCAGTTGGACCATATTTACAA GTATTTGCCAAAATTGTTTGAAAGATATAGTAGCACAGATGGTTTTCTGTTCCTTCAGGATGATACAATCCTTAACTATTGGAACTTGCTGCAAGCAGACAAGACTAAGCTGTGGATTACAAATAAG GTTTCCAAGTCTTGGACCACAGTTTCAGCTACTGGGGACAATGATTGGTTTGCAAAGCAAGCAGACATGGTAAAGAAAGTAGTTGCCAACATGCCAGTTCATCTTCAAGTCAATTACAAAGAATCTGTGAAGAGTGAGCAGAGTCTGACAATATGCAATTCTGAGTTATTCTATGTCCCTCACCATTTTGTTGCCGACTTCGTGGATCTCGTTAATCTCGTTGGTGATCTAGATATCCATCACAAGGTTGCAATACCCATGTTCTTTATGGCAATGGACTCTCAGCAAAATTTTGACCCCGTGTTTGACACAATGAAATATCAGCAAAAGCCACCTAGTAATTTGACAATGCTCTATTCCTCTGAAGTAGCTGCAGTTCATCCATGGACTATATCAAGTGAGCAAGAGTTCATTAAATTGATAAGAATTATGGCAGCTGGTGACCCTTTGTTAATGGAACTAGTCTAA